A window from Malania oleifera isolate guangnan ecotype guangnan chromosome 7, ASM2987363v1, whole genome shotgun sequence encodes these proteins:
- the LOC131160253 gene encoding syntaxin-52-like has product MGFSSDTWMREFNESSKLADEINSMISGKSSLPPSGPETQRHLSATRRKITILRTRVETLQSLLSKLPSKQPITAKEINRRQDMLKNLTSKATQMAATLNMSNFANRDSLLGADTKSDDAMNKTIGLDTRGLVGLQRQIMKEQDEGLEKLEETVTSTKHIAFAVNEELHLHTRLLDNLDQHVDITDSRLQRVQKKLAILNKGTKGGCSCLCLLVIAIVILIVAIWALIKYL; this is encoded by the exons ATGGGATTTTCTTCCGACACTTGGATGCGAGAATTTAATGAATCGTCAAAACTTGCTGATGAAATAAACAGTATGATTTCTGGAAAGAGTTCTTTGCCTCCATCAGGACCAGAAACTCAACGGCATTTGTCTGCAACTCGGAGAAAGATCACAATACTAAGGACAAGAGTGGAAACTTTGCAGTCCCTTTTGTCAAAGCTTCCTAGCAAGCAGCCTAT AACTGCGAAAGAGATTAATCGGCGCCAAGATATGCTCAAGAATTTGACCTCCAAAGCCACCCAGATGGCAGCTACACTCAACATGTCCAATTTTGCCAACAGAGATAGCTTGCTGGGGGCAGATACAAAGTCTGATGATGCCATGAATAAAACAATTGGCTTGGATACCCGTGGTCTTGTTGGTCTTCAACGGCAAATCATGAAAG AACAAGATGAAGGTCTTGAGAAATTGGAGGAGACAGTTACAAGTACAAAGCATATAGCATTCGCAGTCAATGAGGAACTTCATCTGCACACTAGGCTTTTG GATAACTTGGACCAGCATGTGGATATAACGGACTCCCGCCTGCAG CGGGTGCAAAAGAAACTGGCTATTTTAAATAAAGGAACCAAGGGTGGTTGCTCTTGCTTGTGCCTGCTGGTCATTGCTATTGTGATTTTAATTGTTGCTATATGGGCACTAATCAAATACTTGTAG